One stretch of Micromonospora echinospora DNA includes these proteins:
- a CDS encoding sensor histidine kinase produces the protein MTVDSADRRLRRARRVTLLSLATNVWTTVLLPVVGLAREPDPVRVALGAAALLGFAVAQIAVLHAAVTPWLPVPARRRRHVALAVAALLSVPLLGPVAAGSWPTWAWLGASLVGMAPLLFRPAVAAVAAAGVLAASAAVTGSTGGSMPRALLVTGVVGTGIAALAWVQVWFWDLLVEARQGQAAQARLAAAEERLRFARDVHDLLGHDLTVIALKAELAERLAPVDAARAAGEAAEARRLAGAALTRVRAAVHGYRAVDLAEQAAAVGEVLRSSGVRTTVVPPAGEVPAPVAADLAAVLREAGTNVLRHSRAGWCRIEITREDGAVTLTVRNDGVRDDDGPDRLSGGLRGLADRLAPAGGRVRADAADGVFSLVATVPVSQ, from the coding sequence ATGACAGTCGATTCCGCTGACCGCCGGCTGCGCCGGGCCCGGCGGGTCACCCTGCTGTCGCTCGCCACGAACGTGTGGACCACGGTGCTGCTGCCCGTCGTCGGCCTGGCCCGCGAGCCCGACCCGGTACGCGTCGCGCTCGGCGCCGCCGCGCTGCTCGGATTCGCCGTCGCCCAGATCGCGGTGCTGCACGCGGCGGTCACCCCGTGGCTGCCTGTACCGGCCCGTCGTCGCCGCCACGTCGCGCTGGCGGTGGCGGCGCTGCTCAGCGTGCCGCTGCTCGGCCCGGTCGCGGCCGGCTCCTGGCCCACCTGGGCCTGGCTGGGCGCGTCACTGGTCGGCATGGCGCCGCTGCTGTTCCGGCCTGCCGTCGCGGCGGTGGCGGCGGCCGGGGTGCTCGCCGCGTCCGCCGCCGTCACCGGGTCGACCGGCGGGTCGATGCCCCGGGCGCTGCTGGTCACCGGCGTGGTGGGCACCGGGATCGCCGCGCTCGCCTGGGTCCAGGTCTGGTTCTGGGACCTGCTGGTCGAGGCCCGGCAGGGACAGGCCGCCCAGGCCCGGCTCGCCGCCGCCGAGGAACGGCTGCGCTTCGCCCGGGACGTGCACGACCTGCTCGGCCACGACCTGACCGTGATCGCGCTGAAGGCGGAGCTGGCCGAGCGGCTGGCGCCGGTTGACGCCGCCCGGGCCGCCGGGGAGGCGGCGGAGGCCCGGCGGCTCGCCGGCGCGGCGCTGACCCGGGTACGCGCGGCGGTGCACGGCTACCGCGCCGTCGACCTGGCCGAGCAGGCCGCCGCGGTGGGGGAGGTGCTGCGCTCCAGCGGGGTACGCACGACAGTCGTCCCGCCGGCCGGTGAGGTGCCCGCGCCGGTCGCCGCCGACCTGGCCGCCGTGCTGCGCGAGGCCGGGACGAACGTGCTGCGGCACAGCCGCGCCGGCTGGTGCCGGATCGAGATCACCCGGGAGGACGGCGCGGTGACGCTGACCGTGCGCAACGACGGCGTCCGTGACGACGACGGCCCGGACCGGCTCAGCGGCGGCCTGCGCGGCCTGGCCGACCGGCTCGCCCCGGCCGGCGGCCGGGTCCGGGCGGACGCCGCCGACGGGGTGTTCAGTCTGGTGGCGACAGTGCCGGTGTCCCAGTGA
- a CDS encoding response regulator transcription factor, which produces MIRVLLADDEELIRLALAALLDLEPDIEVVAHASDGRAALDAALAHRPDVAVLDLEMPPPGGVEVAAELTRALPGCAPVILTGHGRPAQLRPALTAGVRGFLAKGAPGSALADVIRRVHSGARYVDPALAADALTLPECPLTPRELETLRLAELGTPVAVIARRTHLAAGTVRNHLSACVQKLGAADRAEAVRRAREAGWL; this is translated from the coding sequence GTGATCCGGGTGCTGCTGGCCGACGACGAGGAGCTGATCCGGCTCGCGCTCGCCGCGCTGCTCGACCTGGAGCCGGACATCGAGGTGGTCGCGCACGCGAGCGACGGGCGCGCGGCCCTGGACGCGGCGCTGGCCCACCGCCCGGACGTGGCCGTGCTCGACCTGGAGATGCCGCCGCCCGGCGGGGTCGAGGTCGCCGCCGAGCTGACCCGGGCGCTGCCCGGCTGCGCCCCGGTGATCCTCACCGGACACGGCCGCCCCGCCCAGCTCCGGCCGGCGCTCACCGCCGGGGTCCGTGGGTTCCTCGCCAAGGGCGCACCCGGCAGCGCCCTGGCCGACGTGATCCGCCGGGTGCACTCCGGGGCGCGGTACGTCGATCCGGCGCTCGCCGCCGACGCGCTGACCCTGCCCGAGTGCCCGTTGACGCCACGCGAACTGGAGACGCTGCGGCTGGCCGAGCTGGGCACCCCGGTCGCGGTGATCGCCCGCCGTACCCACCTGGCCGCCGGCACGGTCCGCAACCACCTGAGCGCCTGCGTGCAGAAGCTCGGCGCCGCCGACCGGGCCG
- a CDS encoding DEAD/DEAH box helicase has translation MSAAPTPTDPAISADAEDTAAFADLGLRTELLGALAALGYEEPTPIQREAIPPLLAGQDLLGQAATGTGKTAAFALPLLQRMPVGRPDGDPVSLVLVPTRELAVQVSEAFHRYGKDLGARVLPIYGGQPIGRQLRALDHGVDVVVATPGRALDHIARGTLRLGALSTVVLDEADEMLDMGFAEDIEAILEHAPAGRQTVLFSATMPARIDGLARQHLTDPVRIQIERERTVAGEAPRVRQSAYIVARGHKPAALGRVLDVESPTAAIVFCRSREEVDRLTETMNGRGYRAEALHGGMSQEQRDRVMGRLRAGTADLLVATDVAARGLDVEQLTHVVNYDVPSAPESYVHRIGRVGRAGREGVAITLAEPREHRMLKTIERVTGQRIAIDKIPTVADMRTRRLELTQAALRESLLEDDLDPYRVIVESLTDEFDLVEVALAAVKLAHEATSPGSDDEEEIPQVPVRGPREGRPEAGGRGERRGGTRPRTGGTTQVFIGLGRRAGVRPQDLVGAITGETRINGRDIGSIEIADRFSLVEVPQGVADEIIAGLRGTTIKGRKATVRRDRDGDGPGERRDRGYERRDRR, from the coding sequence ATGAGCGCCGCACCGACCCCGACCGACCCTGCCATCTCCGCCGACGCCGAGGACACCGCCGCCTTCGCGGACCTCGGGCTGCGCACCGAGTTGCTGGGCGCGCTGGCCGCGCTCGGCTACGAGGAACCCACCCCGATCCAGCGGGAGGCGATCCCTCCGCTGCTTGCCGGGCAGGACCTGCTGGGGCAGGCGGCCACCGGTACGGGCAAGACCGCCGCGTTCGCCCTGCCGCTGTTGCAGCGGATGCCGGTGGGGCGGCCGGACGGCGACCCGGTGTCGCTGGTGCTGGTGCCCACCCGGGAGCTGGCCGTGCAGGTCTCCGAGGCGTTCCACCGCTACGGCAAGGACCTCGGTGCCCGGGTGCTGCCGATCTACGGCGGGCAGCCGATCGGCCGGCAGCTGCGCGCGCTCGACCACGGCGTGGACGTGGTGGTGGCGACACCGGGCCGGGCGCTGGACCACATCGCCCGGGGCACGCTGCGGCTGGGCGCGCTCAGCACCGTGGTGCTGGACGAGGCGGACGAAATGCTCGACATGGGCTTCGCCGAGGACATCGAGGCGATCCTGGAGCACGCGCCCGCCGGGCGGCAGACCGTGCTGTTCTCGGCCACCATGCCGGCCCGCATCGACGGGCTGGCCCGGCAGCACCTCACCGATCCGGTCCGTATCCAGATCGAGCGGGAGCGCACGGTCGCCGGGGAGGCGCCCCGGGTGCGGCAGAGCGCGTACATCGTGGCCCGGGGGCACAAGCCGGCCGCGCTGGGCCGGGTGCTGGACGTGGAGTCGCCCACCGCGGCGATCGTGTTCTGCCGCAGCCGCGAGGAGGTCGACCGGCTCACCGAGACGATGAACGGCCGGGGCTACCGGGCCGAGGCGCTGCACGGCGGGATGAGCCAGGAACAGCGGGACCGGGTGATGGGCCGGCTGCGCGCCGGCACGGCGGACCTGCTGGTCGCCACCGACGTGGCCGCCCGAGGGCTGGACGTCGAGCAGCTCACGCACGTGGTCAACTACGACGTCCCGTCGGCGCCGGAGTCGTACGTGCACCGGATCGGCCGGGTGGGCCGGGCCGGGCGGGAGGGTGTGGCGATCACGCTCGCCGAGCCGCGCGAGCACCGGATGCTCAAGACCATCGAGCGGGTCACCGGCCAGCGGATCGCCATCGACAAGATCCCCACGGTGGCGGACATGCGTACCCGGCGGCTGGAGCTGACCCAGGCCGCGCTGCGGGAGAGCCTGCTGGAGGACGACCTCGACCCGTACCGGGTGATCGTGGAGTCGCTGACCGACGAGTTCGACCTGGTCGAGGTGGCGCTGGCGGCGGTGAAGCTGGCGCACGAGGCGACGTCGCCGGGCTCGGACGACGAGGAGGAGATCCCGCAGGTTCCGGTCCGGGGCCCGCGCGAGGGACGTCCGGAGGCCGGCGGCCGGGGCGAGCGCCGGGGCGGGACGCGACCGCGTACCGGGGGGACCACCCAGGTCTTCATCGGGCTGGGCCGGCGCGCCGGGGTACGGCCGCAGGACCTGGTGGGCGCGATCACCGGAGAGACCCGGATCAACGGCCGGGACATCGGCTCGATCGAGATCGCCGACCGGTTCTCGCTGGTCGAGGTGCCGCAGGGGGTGGCCGACGAGATCATCGCAGGGCTGCGCGGCACCACCATCAAGGGACGTAAGGCGACCGTACGCCGGGACCGTGACGGCGACGGGCCGGGCGAGCGCCGCGACCGGGGGTACGAGCGGCGCGACCGCCGCTGA
- a CDS encoding DICT sensory domain-containing protein → MHSGRTPEQFTKRSLVAVSHAIERAALAEAEDGPLVVFALFQRLPYFDREREVYRRVAGRAAATVVAMVGGPPPDLPERTYGVTLDETEELAREWSVVVLSPRFGATLVAHDRGDVAPAPTLESGRLFDGRWGFRRDEALHEAIRLREQLAERLPAEARTALDEAIARVRDIPAGPGEPRAEAALRLLARRADRNTRPDTPTEAILDEPGLRLWAGMDGVTASGTLPVALVGLRVDEPPGSPERFLRRGAAREGHAVLTAITAVLRPVDRALRVADNEYQLLLPGLDEPAALEVVRRLHDAIGALARSYPFLAYTMHAAVGVTTRRPLPTADLRAAVDWAARKGLPVAGLPPETADAAPAR, encoded by the coding sequence GTGCACAGCGGACGGACCCCGGAACAGTTCACCAAACGCAGTCTCGTCGCCGTCTCCCATGCCATCGAGCGGGCCGCGCTCGCCGAGGCCGAGGACGGCCCGCTGGTCGTGTTCGCGCTGTTCCAGCGGCTGCCGTACTTCGACCGGGAGCGCGAGGTCTACCGGCGCGTCGCCGGCCGCGCCGCGGCGACGGTGGTGGCGATGGTCGGCGGGCCGCCGCCCGACCTGCCCGAACGCACGTACGGCGTGACGCTCGACGAGACGGAGGAACTGGCCCGCGAGTGGAGCGTGGTGGTGCTGAGCCCTCGCTTCGGCGCCACCCTCGTGGCCCACGACCGCGGCGACGTGGCGCCCGCGCCGACGCTGGAGTCCGGCCGGCTCTTCGACGGCCGGTGGGGATTCCGCCGGGACGAGGCGCTGCACGAGGCCATCCGGCTGCGCGAACAACTCGCCGAGCGGCTGCCCGCCGAGGCGCGCACCGCACTGGACGAGGCGATCGCCCGGGTGCGGGACATCCCGGCCGGACCGGGCGAGCCGCGCGCCGAGGCGGCGCTGCGGCTGCTGGCCCGCCGTGCCGACCGGAATACGCGGCCGGACACGCCGACCGAGGCGATCCTCGACGAGCCCGGCCTGCGCCTGTGGGCCGGCATGGACGGGGTGACGGCCTCCGGCACGCTGCCGGTGGCACTGGTCGGCCTGCGGGTGGACGAGCCGCCCGGCTCGCCGGAACGATTCCTCCGGCGCGGCGCCGCCCGCGAGGGGCACGCCGTGCTCACCGCGATCACCGCCGTGCTGCGGCCGGTCGACCGTGCGCTGCGCGTCGCCGACAACGAGTACCAGCTCCTGCTGCCCGGACTGGACGAGCCGGCCGCGCTGGAGGTGGTACGCCGCCTGCACGACGCGATCGGCGCGCTGGCCCGGTCGTACCCCTTCCTCGCGTACACGATGCACGCCGCGGTCGGGGTGACCACCCGGCGGCCGCTGCCCACTGCGGACCTACGGGCCGCTGTCGACTGGGCGGCGCGCAAGGGCCTGCCGGTGGCGGGCCTGCCGCCGGAGACGGCCGACGCCGCTCCGGCTCGCTGA
- a CDS encoding DoxX family membrane protein, which yields METMTATIERTPAVTTAPAAEIETTRQKATRYVWAGLRLALGWVFLWAFLDKMFGLGHETPAKNAWINGGSPTKGFLGNAVEGPFAGFYQGLAGAAWADWLFMLGLLGIGVALMLGIGIRLAAVAGGLLLILMWTAVLPPANNPFMDDHLIYAGLLAGLALVGAGNTLGLGRVWAKLPLVQRLPWLK from the coding sequence GTGGAGACCATGACCGCGACAATCGAGCGGACCCCCGCCGTCACCACCGCACCGGCGGCCGAGATCGAGACCACCCGGCAGAAGGCCACCCGGTACGTGTGGGCCGGTCTGCGGCTCGCGCTGGGCTGGGTGTTCCTCTGGGCCTTCCTCGACAAGATGTTCGGCCTCGGCCACGAGACCCCGGCGAAGAACGCCTGGATCAACGGCGGCAGCCCGACCAAGGGCTTCCTGGGCAACGCGGTGGAGGGCCCCTTCGCCGGCTTCTACCAGGGCCTGGCCGGCGCGGCCTGGGCGGACTGGCTGTTCATGCTCGGCCTGCTCGGCATCGGTGTCGCGCTGATGCTCGGCATCGGCATCCGGCTCGCCGCCGTCGCCGGCGGACTGCTCCTGATCCTGATGTGGACGGCCGTGCTGCCCCCGGCGAACAACCCCTTCATGGACGACCACCTCATCTACGCGGGTCTGCTGGCCGGTCTGGCCCTGGTGGGCGCCGGCAACACCCTCGGCCTCGGCCGGGTCTGGGCGAAGCTCCCCCTGGTCCAGCGGCTCCCCTGGCTGAAGTGA
- a CDS encoding histone-like nucleoid-structuring protein Lsr2, which yields MARKVITVLTDDLDGGKADRTVEFSLDGVAYTIDVSDENAGVLRKALDPYISAGRRIGRGAAEVARTTRRTGRPSTSGMDREQNRAIREWAAKNGHEISERGRIPVSVVEAYKNR from the coding sequence ATGGCAAGGAAAGTAATCACCGTTCTGACCGACGACCTCGACGGCGGAAAGGCCGATCGGACCGTCGAGTTCAGCCTGGACGGCGTGGCGTACACGATCGACGTGTCCGACGAGAACGCGGGCGTTCTGCGTAAGGCACTGGACCCGTACATCAGCGCTGGCAGGCGGATCGGCCGTGGTGCGGCCGAGGTCGCGCGCACCACCCGGCGCACGGGCCGGCCGAGCACCTCGGGAATGGACCGCGAGCAGAACCGCGCCATCCGCGAATGGGCGGCCAAGAACGGGCACGAGATTTCCGAGCGCGGGCGCATCCCGGTGTCGGTCGTCGAGGCGTACAAGAACCGCTGA
- a CDS encoding CBS domain-containing protein, whose product MRTWQVADVMTRDVAAVTEQTPYREIVDVLVRKRISGVPVVDSFHRVLGVISEADLLHKVERAGHPDERRVFEGRRRRTAREKADALVAGDLMTAPPVTTHERASLAATARLMDREAVKRVPVLDDLGRLSGIVTRGDLLRVHLRTDAEIREEVVHEVLRRVLSVRDGLVTVQVRGGEVTMDGRLDRRSAVELAGRLAGQVAGVVAVHNAIGYDLDDTTLMELDPVHATPVA is encoded by the coding sequence ATGAGGACGTGGCAGGTGGCCGACGTGATGACCAGGGACGTCGCGGCGGTGACGGAGCAGACCCCGTACCGCGAGATCGTCGACGTGCTGGTGCGCAAGCGGATCAGCGGGGTGCCGGTGGTCGACTCGTTCCACCGGGTGCTCGGCGTGATCTCCGAGGCGGACCTGCTGCACAAGGTGGAGCGGGCCGGTCACCCGGACGAGCGCCGGGTGTTCGAGGGGCGGCGGCGCCGTACCGCGCGGGAGAAGGCCGACGCGCTGGTGGCCGGGGACCTCATGACCGCCCCGCCGGTCACCACCCACGAACGCGCCTCGCTCGCCGCGACGGCCCGGCTGATGGACCGCGAGGCGGTCAAGCGGGTGCCGGTGCTGGACGACCTGGGCCGGCTGTCCGGCATCGTCACCCGCGGTGACCTGCTCCGGGTGCACCTGCGCACCGACGCGGAGATCCGCGAGGAGGTGGTGCACGAGGTGCTGCGCCGGGTGCTGTCGGTACGCGACGGACTGGTCACGGTGCAGGTGCGCGGCGGCGAGGTCACCATGGACGGACGGCTGGACCGGCGCAGCGCCGTCGAGCTCGCCGGCCGCCTGGCCGGGCAGGTAGCGGGCGTGGTCGCCGTGCACAACGCGATCGGGTACGACCTGGACGACACCACGCTGATGGAGCTGGACCCGGTGCACGCCACGCCGGTCGCCTGA
- the lon gene encoding endopeptidase La has protein sequence MATLPVLPLTDAVLLPGMVIPVTLDPTTQAAVDAARATGDKELLAVPRLDGEYGSVGVVATIEKLGRLPSGEPAAVIRGLVRARIGSGVPGPGAALWVEAATLDEPAPAGRARELAREYRALMTSVLQQRGAWQVIDAMERMTDLSELADSAGYAPWLSLAQKTELLAAPDVTARLELLVGWVKEHLAEQEVTEQINSDVREGLEKSQREFLLRQQLAAIRKELGEDEPDGSADYRSRVESADLPEKVREAAMREVGKLERASDASPEAGWIRTWLDTVLEMPWNTRTADNTDLAAARAVLDADHAGLADVKDRILEYLAVRNRRAERNLGVVGGRGSGAVLALAGPPGVGKTSLGESVARALGRNFVRVSLGGVRDEAEIRGHRRTYVGALPGRIVRALREAGSMNPVVLLDEVDKLAAGYSGDPAAALLEVLDPAQNHTFRDHYLEVDLDLSDVLFLATANVVEAIPGPLLDRMELVTLDGYTEDEKVAIARDHLLPRQRERAGLTTGEVTIADEALALIAGEYTREAGVRQLERALAKILRKVAVALAGDPAPVHVDAGNLARYLGRPKFTPESAERTAVPGVATGLAVTGAGGDVLFIEATTMEGEPGLTLTGQLGDVMKESAHIAWSYLRSNGRRYGLDPNALAGRRIHLHVPAGAVPKDGPSAGITMVTALASLVTGRPVRPEFGMTGEVTLSGRVLPIGGVKQKLLAAHRAGLTEVIIPKRNEPDLDDLPAEVREALTVHTLSDVADVLALALRPAEIDTQALAAA, from the coding sequence ATGGCAACTCTTCCGGTACTTCCCTTGACCGACGCCGTCCTGCTGCCCGGGATGGTCATCCCGGTGACCCTCGACCCCACCACCCAGGCCGCTGTCGACGCGGCCCGCGCCACCGGCGACAAGGAACTCCTGGCCGTGCCCCGCCTCGACGGCGAGTACGGCTCCGTCGGCGTGGTCGCGACCATCGAGAAGCTGGGCCGGCTGCCCAGCGGCGAGCCGGCCGCGGTGATCCGCGGTCTCGTCCGCGCCCGCATCGGCTCCGGCGTGCCCGGGCCCGGCGCCGCCCTCTGGGTCGAGGCGGCGACCCTCGACGAGCCCGCCCCGGCGGGCCGCGCCCGGGAACTCGCCCGCGAGTACCGCGCGCTCATGACGTCAGTGCTCCAGCAGCGTGGCGCCTGGCAGGTGATCGACGCGATGGAGCGGATGACGGACCTGTCCGAGCTGGCCGACTCGGCCGGCTACGCGCCCTGGCTCAGCCTGGCGCAGAAGACCGAGCTGCTCGCCGCGCCGGACGTCACCGCCCGGCTGGAACTGCTGGTCGGCTGGGTGAAGGAGCACCTGGCCGAGCAGGAGGTCACCGAGCAGATCAACAGCGACGTACGCGAGGGGCTGGAGAAGTCCCAGCGCGAATTCCTGCTCCGCCAGCAGCTCGCCGCGATCCGCAAGGAACTCGGCGAGGACGAGCCGGACGGGTCCGCCGACTACCGCTCCCGGGTGGAGTCCGCCGACCTGCCGGAGAAGGTGCGCGAGGCGGCGATGCGCGAGGTCGGCAAGCTGGAACGGGCCAGCGACGCCTCACCCGAGGCGGGCTGGATCCGTACCTGGCTGGACACCGTGCTGGAGATGCCGTGGAACACGCGTACCGCTGACAACACCGACCTGGCCGCGGCGCGTGCGGTGCTCGACGCCGACCACGCCGGCCTGGCCGACGTGAAGGACCGCATCCTGGAGTACCTCGCGGTGCGCAACCGGCGCGCGGAGCGCAACCTCGGCGTGGTCGGCGGACGCGGCTCCGGCGCGGTGCTCGCCCTGGCCGGGCCGCCCGGAGTGGGCAAGACCAGCCTCGGCGAGTCGGTCGCCCGGGCGCTGGGCCGCAACTTCGTCCGCGTGTCCCTCGGCGGTGTCCGGGACGAGGCGGAGATCCGCGGCCACCGGCGCACCTACGTCGGCGCGCTGCCCGGCCGGATCGTGCGGGCGCTGCGCGAGGCCGGCTCGATGAACCCGGTCGTGCTGCTCGACGAGGTCGACAAGCTGGCCGCCGGCTACTCCGGCGACCCGGCCGCGGCCCTGCTGGAGGTGCTCGACCCGGCGCAGAACCACACGTTCCGCGACCACTACCTGGAGGTCGACCTCGACCTGTCCGACGTGCTGTTCCTGGCCACCGCCAACGTGGTGGAGGCGATTCCCGGCCCGCTGCTGGACCGGATGGAGCTGGTCACGCTGGACGGCTACACCGAGGACGAGAAGGTGGCCATCGCCCGCGACCACCTGCTGCCCCGGCAGCGGGAACGGGCCGGGCTGACCACCGGGGAGGTCACGATCGCCGACGAGGCGCTGGCGCTGATCGCGGGCGAGTACACCCGGGAGGCCGGCGTCCGGCAGCTCGAACGGGCCCTGGCCAAGATCCTTCGCAAGGTGGCCGTCGCGCTGGCCGGCGACCCGGCGCCGGTGCACGTCGACGCCGGCAACCTGGCCCGCTACCTGGGCCGGCCGAAGTTCACCCCGGAGTCGGCCGAACGCACCGCCGTGCCCGGCGTGGCGACCGGGCTGGCCGTCACCGGCGCCGGTGGCGACGTGCTGTTCATCGAGGCCACCACCATGGAGGGTGAGCCGGGGCTGACGCTCACCGGTCAGCTCGGCGACGTGATGAAGGAGTCCGCGCACATCGCGTGGTCGTACCTGCGGTCGAACGGACGGCGCTACGGGCTGGACCCGAACGCGCTGGCCGGGCGGCGGATCCACCTGCACGTCCCGGCGGGCGCGGTGCCCAAGGACGGGCCGAGCGCCGGCATCACCATGGTCACCGCGCTGGCGTCCCTGGTGACCGGGCGGCCGGTGCGGCCCGAGTTCGGGATGACCGGCGAGGTGACGCTCTCCGGCCGGGTGCTGCCGATCGGCGGGGTGAAGCAGAAGCTGCTCGCCGCGCACCGGGCCGGCCTCACCGAGGTGATCATCCCGAAGCGCAACGAGCCGGACCTGGACGACCTGCCGGCCGAGGTGCGGGAGGCGCTGACCGTGCACACGCTGTCCGACGTGGCGGACGTGCTCGCGCTGGCGCTGCGCCCGGCCGAGATCGACACGCAGGCGCTCGCCGCCGCCTGA
- a CDS encoding helical backbone metal receptor: MRVVSLVPSLTEAVAATRPEVLVGATDWCTHPAGLDVARVGGTKYPDLDRVLALEPDLVLLNEEENRLADAEALRGAGVPVQVTFPRTVPEALDQLGELVVTLGAPAEPPWLTAARRAWAAVPAPERVRTAVVPVWRRPWVVLGRDTFAGDVLARLGVVNGWAGDAERYPRPGLDELRARSPELVVLPDEPYRFTADDGPEAFPGVPAALVSGRHLTWYGPSLAEAPALLAAQLAGATG; this comes from the coding sequence GTGCGGGTCGTGTCGCTGGTGCCGTCGCTGACCGAGGCGGTGGCGGCCACCCGCCCGGAGGTGCTGGTCGGGGCGACCGACTGGTGCACCCATCCGGCCGGGCTGGACGTCGCCCGGGTCGGCGGGACGAAGTATCCGGACCTGGACCGGGTGCTCGCCCTGGAGCCGGACCTGGTGCTGCTCAACGAGGAGGAGAACCGGCTGGCCGACGCCGAGGCGCTGCGCGGGGCCGGGGTGCCGGTCCAGGTGACCTTCCCGCGTACCGTGCCGGAGGCTCTCGACCAGCTCGGCGAGCTGGTCGTCACGCTCGGCGCGCCGGCCGAGCCGCCGTGGCTGACGGCGGCCCGCCGCGCCTGGGCGGCCGTGCCGGCCCCGGAGCGCGTCCGCACCGCCGTGGTGCCGGTGTGGCGACGCCCGTGGGTGGTGCTGGGCCGGGACACGTTCGCCGGGGACGTGCTGGCCCGGCTCGGCGTGGTCAACGGCTGGGCCGGGGACGCGGAACGCTATCCCCGGCCCGGTCTCGACGAGCTGCGCGCCCGCTCGCCGGAGCTGGTGGTGCTGCCCGACGAGCCGTACCGGTTCACCGCCGACGACGGGCCGGAGGCGTTCCCGGGGGTGCCGGCGGCGCTGGTGTCCGGCCGGCACCTCACCTGGTACGGCCCGTCGCTGGCCGAGGCGCCGGCGCTCCTCGCCGCCCAGCTCGCCGGCGCCACCGGATGA